A stretch of the Alnus glutinosa chromosome 6, dhAlnGlut1.1, whole genome shotgun sequence genome encodes the following:
- the LOC133870813 gene encoding uncharacterized protein LOC133870813, with amino-acid sequence MEDDITNLVVVGVISWTTGFVLTRRMFPKRSFDFCNRVVSTIHATLAVILSSLSVQDWSCPACPLASKASPKQMQTLAVSLSYMMYDLVCGSFDKRFSLDNSIHHLVSIVGFGAVLAYGRCGSEVMAALWITEISSPFLHLRELLKELGYRDTDLNLVADILFAVVFTMGRMVCGPYLAYVTLSASNPFVIKAMAVSLQLVSAFWFYKIMRMVKYKLTKRTS; translated from the exons atggaAGACGATATTACGAACTTAGTTGTGGTTGGAGTGATTTCATGGACGACAGGTTTTGTGTTAACAAGGAGGATGTTCCCAAAGCGGTCGTTTGATTTCTGCAACCGAGTTGTTTCTACGATTCATGCAACTTTAGCTGTAATATTATCATCTCTCTCCGTTCAAGATTGGAGCTGCCCAGCTTGTCCTTTGGCTTCAAAGGCTTCCCCAAAGCag ATGCAAACTCTGGCAGTGAGTCTTTCTTATATGATGTATGATTTAGTATGTGGCTCCTTTGACAAGCGATTCAGTCTCGACAATTCAATCCACCATCTGGTCAGCATCGTCGGATTTGGAGCAGTCCTGGCCTATGGGAGG TGTGGATCGGAGGTGATGGCTGCATTATGGATAACCGAAATCTCCAGCCCCTTCCTCCACCTGAGGGAGCTCCTCAAAGAGCTTGGATACAGGGACACTGACCTTAATTTGGTAGCCGAT ATTTTGTTTGCAGTGGTATTTACAATGGGTAGGATGGTTTGTGGACCTTATCTCGCTTACGTGACTCTGTCTGCTAGCAATCCGTTTGTCATAAAG GCAATGGCAGTGAGCTTGCAGCTGGTTAGTGCCTTCTGGTTCTACAAAATCATGAGGATGGTGAAGTACAAATTGACCAAGAGGACATCTTAA
- the LOC133870812 gene encoding 26S proteasome regulatory subunit S10B homolog B: MSEADEAVRRRNAVADYRKKLLQHKELESRVRSVRENLRASKKEFNKTEDDLKSLQSVGQIIGEVLRPLDNERLIVKASSGPRYVVGCRSKVDKEKLTAGTRVVLDMTTLTIMRALPREVDPVVYNMLHEDPGNVSYSAVGGLSDQIRDLRESIELPLMNPELFIRVGIKPPKGVLLYGPPGTGKTLLARAIASNIDANFLKVVSSAIIDKYIGESARLIREMFGYARDHQPCIIFMDEIDAIGGRRFSEGTSADREIQRTLMELLNQLDGFDQLGKVKMIMATNRPDVLDPALLRPGRLDRKIEIPLPNEQSRMEILKIHAAGIAKHGEIDYEAVVKLAEGFNGADLRNVCTEAGMSAIRAERDYVIHEDFMKAVRKLNEAKKLESTAHYNTDFGKD; encoded by the exons ATGAGCGAGGCGGATGAGGCTGTGCGGCGTCGTAATGCTGTGGCGGACTACCGTAAGAAACTCCTCCAGCACAAAGAACTCGAATCCCGAGTACGATCTG TGAGGGAGAATTTGCGGGCTTCAAAGAAAGAGTTCAACAAAACAGAAGATGACTTGAAGTCACTTCAAAGTGTTGGGCAAATCATTGGGGAAGTTCTCAGGCCTCTTGACAATGAACGCT TGATTGTTAAAGCAAGCAGTGGCCCCAGGTATGTGGTTGGCTGCCGTAGTAAAGTGGATAAGGAAAAACTGACTGCAGGAACGAGAGTGGTTCTTGATATGACAACACTCACTATCATGCGGGCTCTTCCACGTGAA GTTGATCCAGTTGTTTATAACATGCTGCATGAAGACCCTGGTAATGTTAGCTACTCTGCTGTTGGTGGTTTGTCTGATCAGATTAGAGATTTGAGAGAATCTATTGAACTACCTCTCATGAATCCTGAGCTCTTCATTAGAGTTGGCATCAAACCTCCTAAG GGTGTTCTTCTTTATGGACCTCCTGGTACTGGCAAGACATTGTTAGCTAGAGCTATTGCAAGTAACATAGACGCAAACTTCTTAAAG GTTGTTTCAAGTGCCATAATTGATAAATACATTGGGGAAAGTGCACGGTTGATACGAGAAATGTTTGGGTATGCACGTGATCACCAG CCCTGCATCATTTTTATGGACGAGATTGATGCCATTGGCGGGCGCCGTTTCAGTGAGGGAACAAGTGCTGACCGTGAAATTCAAAGAACACTAATGGAGTTACTTAATCAGCTCGATGGATTTGATCAGCTTGGGAAG GTTAAAATGATAATGGCAACAAACCGTCCTGATGTTCTTGATCCCGCACTTCTTCGCCCAGGACGGCTGGACAGAAAAATAGAGATTCCATTGCCGAATGAGCAATCAAGAATGGAAATCCTTAAGATTCATGCTGCAGGAATTGCCAAACATGGTGAAATTGATTATGAAGCTGTTGTAAAGCTTGCAGAG GGCTTTAATGGGGCTGATCTTCGAAACGTTTGCACAGAAGCTGGAATGTCAGCAATCCGTGCAGAACGTGATTATGTCATCCATGAAGATTTCATGAAG GCTGTGCGGAAACTGAACGAAGCAAAGAAACTCGAATCTACTGCCCACTACAACACTGATTTTGGGAAAGACTAG